The following is a genomic window from Psychrobacter immobilis.
CCCAACGTGCAAACTTGACGTTGGATTGGCAGAGACAAACTCAACCTGAATTTTTTGCCCATCAAACTGATCGCTTAAACCAAAGCGATCTTGCAAGGCAAAGATATCATCTAATACCGCGAACTTGGCTTCCGCATTTAAGAACACGTTAATAAAGCCTGGACCTGCGATTTCCACTTGGCGAATGTCTTGGTTTTCAGGCAGCGCATTGACGATTTTTTCGGCAAGCTGTCTTGGATTGACCTTGGCAGCTTTGGCAGCTGTCAGCGCGATATTACTGGCGAAATCACCATGGCTTAAATCTTTAGTACGGGTGATTTGGCTATTATTTTGCCAATCGCTTGGTAACGTGCCATCTGCTTGTAGGGTTTGAATCGCATCGTTAAATAGTGATGCAAGTGTATCAATTTGGGCTTGTGACATAAGGATTTGAACTCAGTTAAATAAACAACAAAAACGGTATAAAAATGTGGCGAATGCGAGCAGCCAATAACTGCCTATTATAATAGCGACCGACATTGCAGGGGATAAAATAATACAAAAAAGATAAGTAACCTGTAAATATAACAATCTTTGCCCTGCATTGCACCATTTGCACCAAAATTAGCACTAAAATCTTACGGTTATGACAGTTAACACTGATAATTTAAGTGACTAGGGCGTGTCTTCATTTTAAAAATGGTGATAAACATGAGATAAATTGCCGTCAAACAAGGAAAATAGCACAAATAATATCGATATATTGATAAGCTGGTTGACAATGTTTGGCAAAATTTAGCCATTTTTAGCCCATTTAGAGGTTAATCGATTGAATTGAAGACACGCTCTAACAGGCGTTGTCTGTGCTTTCACTCACGATAAGTCAGATTAAAATATTTTAAATAGATCAGCATTTAGCGCTGTTACCGATAAGTCAGCCCTGCAAATTGTAGCGTTACTGTTGTCTCATACTTAGCAGCAGTTTATACCTGCTCGCTTCCGCGTTATAATAACGGTTTGTATTGCTGCCTGCTTTTTTCTGACTTATTTTATGGATTACTGCTTATATCATGAATGGTGATACTTCATTTTGAAGGCAATTATTATCAAAAGATCCATAATAGAAATAAATAAAGACGGCGTTACTACTTTATAGGATTATGCCATGTTTGCTATTGCTGCCAGTACAGTTACCAGTTGGGGATTGTATGTTTTACTACCCATATTCATCGCCTTCTTATTTTTTATTATGTGGGATATCTCTAAAGAATCTCAAGCTGGGCGTGCAGGTACATTTTGGATTTTCTTAGCACTAGGCGCAGGGTTTGTGGGCTTCTTACTCAAGCTATTGTTGGAAGTCGCTTTTAAAAGGTGGTTGATATAATTTTTATATAATTAAGCTGTGTCTTCACTGTCAATGATAGGTAATAAATAACTCGCCTATCACTGTAAATAGACGGTTAAATAATCAATTAAAAAAATGCATGGCTCATGACGGCTTCACTTTATAGTGTGTCAATCATTCCTATCAGAATATCACTCACTGAGCCTTGCTATCATTTTTTACGACTTCACTCACGTAAGTTGGTAAATCCCACGCACCACCGGCAAAACCGCGGCACATTCCTGAGCTGGAATCTTCTGATTTGGCAAATGTTTGACCATTCCAAACCCAAACCAAACGATTCCAGCAGTCACCCAAGCCTCGATCTTTATGGGTGGCCCAAATCTCGCCATCAGAATAGTCATTGCCTGCCGTAGTGATCAGTTTTGGCTTGCTTGGTTTGTCATGATTAATAAGCCAATAACCCGAACTTTCATTATATGCGCCTTGCCAGCACAGGTGGCTAGCAAGCGTATGGGTGGCATCTACGGGTGTAAACGTCCAATCCAGTCTATCAACACCATACTCTTGCATTCGTTGATACACTTCGGTTTTTGGATTAATCAGCTCACAGTCTCCCATATCATCTTCAGAGCCCATTAACTGCTCGTCATCAATATCGATCCACTTATTTATATTGACCTGAAAGTACGCCTGTTTTGATGCAGATAGTGTCTTATTGTCTTTTTCTGAATACAAGAATGCCTTTTTGATGATTGGCTTTGGCTTAGCGGATTTCGGTGTTTGCTTACTTGTGTGGTTTTTACTCACCAATGCTATTGGCGTGCCCACTCTGCCTTGCACCTCATCAAGTTTGAGCAATACCGCACCCATACCTTTGTCACTAATTGTCCAGCGATCACTACCTACTCTTATCTCTATCCTAGTATTTTGACGCGCATGGTTAATAAGGTGTTGCGTTTGCTTGGCGGTTAAATCGTACGCAGAACCATCAGCATCTGGTTGTAGCATGCCTTGGTTTTTGCCATTTAACCACAGTTCAGCACTATGGTAGGTTTTGTCTGAGGTTTCTGATAAAAACTGGATTTGGGCAATCGGCAAGGCTTTTTTGGGTATGACAGTTAATAAAATAGAAGCTGGCATATCGAACACACTCTCATCTGCATAACCTGCTGCGCGACAGGTCAATGTATTATCACAAACCACTTGCCAATCATCCTGCACAAAGCCCCACCCTTCAAATGGCGTACCATAGGCAGCATGAGCTGATATGGACGTCAATGGCAGCAAGCCCATCATAGCGCTGAGCAAAATCGTTATTTTTTTCACTGTCCATATTCCTTATGAGTGATACAGTACGCACGCGCTACTTTTTTGCAATCAAAGTCGCACGCATCGGCGCAGGATAGCCTTCAAGCGTTTTGCTGCAATCATTAGGATCTAAGAAGTCGGCCAGCGAATGATAAGTCATCCATTCCGTTTTACGCTGCTCTTCCGTCGAGGTCACTGCTACATCCACGCAACGTACGTCTGAGAAGCCTGCTTTTTCTAGCCAGCCAATTAATGCGGCGACTGATGGTAAAAAATATACATTATTCATCTGGGCATAGCGGTCATGTGGCACCAGTACAGTATTGGCATCACCTTCGATAACCAAGGTTTCAAGC
Proteins encoded in this region:
- a CDS encoding DUF1176 domain-containing protein, which encodes MKKITILLSAMMGLLPLTSISAHAAYGTPFEGWGFVQDDWQVVCDNTLTCRAAGYADESVFDMPASILLTVIPKKALPIAQIQFLSETSDKTYHSAELWLNGKNQGMLQPDADGSAYDLTAKQTQHLINHARQNTRIEIRVGSDRWTISDKGMGAVLLKLDEVQGRVGTPIALVSKNHTSKQTPKSAKPKPIIKKAFLYSEKDNKTLSASKQAYFQVNINKWIDIDDEQLMGSEDDMGDCELINPKTEVYQRMQEYGVDRLDWTFTPVDATHTLASHLCWQGAYNESSGYWLINHDKPSKPKLITTAGNDYSDGEIWATHKDRGLGDCWNRLVWVWNGQTFAKSEDSSSGMCRGFAGGAWDLPTYVSEVVKNDSKAQ
- a CDS encoding DUF2788 domain-containing protein, with protein sequence MFAIAASTVTSWGLYVLLPIFIAFLFFIMWDISKESQAGRAGTFWIFLALGAGFVGFLLKLLLEVAFKRWLI